In Pseudophryne corroboree isolate aPseCor3 chromosome 3, aPseCor3.hap2, whole genome shotgun sequence, a genomic segment contains:
- the LOC135054787 gene encoding zinc finger protein 432-like isoform X2 codes for METYRNEMTERILNLTMEIIYLLTGEDYIIVKKSAECFTPNSSHHVFVRLGRTQSPITVPPPHSLTHDRDNEQKILELTNKIIQLLTGEEGEYIEGHKDLYKDVMMDNHQLLTSPDVSEDDDVSHTKLSSLDCGDTDIHVIGNNQQPQCFNIYNIQNGLTSVTNATKESISHEGENVINSDIYMSTYHRQYTSTHIKEELGSCDGGDLTDTDNYTPTGHTQSTSTHIKEEPGSCDGGDLTHTDMYTPTGHTPYTSTHSKEEPVLCDGGDLIHTQNYTPTYHTQYTSHIKEGLVSCDGDLTDTDMYTPTYLTQYTSTRIKEESVSCDGDLLVSDRCILSDHTFTSGHTDRDMKPNNLLVTENFKFDEPVEIIHKVSPTEGNLNISSCSPEYTIGTLHRSQDQVMEKETENVVLKLKLCSDDAQPGHTSGHLVQRPYVAFEQKKTFGDISNTTKYWRENSRKKTPQCLECGEYFLRKAQLIAHQITHTGQKPFQCSECGKHFLTNFRLVVHQRSHTEEKPHQCSQCGKRFAKKKVLVKHQTAHLEAQTFGRSICGEQFPEEQRLVSHQVTHTVEESFSCSVCGKQFPGEWRLVRHLRSHTGEKPFQCSECGKQFAVRRSLVSHWRNHTGEQKPFQCSKCGKRFGEKAKLGIHQRTHTGEKPFHCSECGMRFAERRTLVNHQRTHTGEEKPFQCSECGKRFADRNGLGLHNRSHTGEKPFQCSECGKRYAAKWTLVCHQRTHTGGEKLFQCSECGKRFADRKTLVRHNRSHTGEKPFQCSECGKQFAERWKLVSHQGTHTGEEKPFQCSECGKRFAERRALDRHNKTHTGEKPFQCPECGKRFAERWKLVNHRRTHTGEGKPFQCSECRKRFASRRALNNHNRSHTGEKPFQCPELGTGLQRDGH; via the exons ATGGAGACATACAGGAACGAGATGACTGAAAGAATATTAAATCTCAccatggagatcatctacctgctgactggggag GATTATATTATTGTAAAAAAGTCAGCTGAGTGCTTTACACCCAACAGTAGTCATCATGTCTTTGTACGATtgggcaggacccagagccccatcacggtgcctccacctcactcactgacacatgacagagacaatgagcagaagatcctggaactcaccaacaagatcattcagctgctgactggagag gagggggagtatatagagggacACAAggatctgtacaaggacgtgatgatggataaTCACCAGCTCCTGACTTCACCGG atGTCTCGGAGGATGACGATGTCTCCCACACCAAGTTGTCTTCTTTAGACTGTGGAGACACGGATATACATGTTATCGGAAATAACCAACAGCCACAATGCTTTAACATATATAATATCCAAAATGGATTGACATCAGTAACAAATGCGACTAAGGAATCCATCtcgcatgagggagaaaatgttataAACTCTGACATTTATATGTCCACATATCATAgacagtatacatctactcatattaaggaggaactaggctcatgtgatggaggagacctcacagACACTGACAATTATACACCCACAGGTCATACACAGTCtacatctactcatattaaggaggaaccaggctcatgtgatggaggagacctcacacacactgacatgtatacaccTACAGGTCATACACCGTATACATCTACTCATAGTAAGGAGGAACCTGTCTTgtgtgatggaggagacctcaTACACACTCAGAATTATACACCCACATATCATACACAATATACTTCTCACATTAAGGAGGGATTAGTCTCATGTGATGGAGACCTCACAGACACTGACATGTATACTCCTACCTATCttacacagtatacatctactcgTATTAAGGAGGAATCGGTCTCATGTGATGGAGACCTCTTAGTCAGTGATAGATGCATACTTTCAGATCATACATTTACATCAGGTCATACTGACAGAGATATGAAACCGAACAACTTATTAGTAACAGAAAATTTTAAATTTGATGAACCTGTAGAAATTATCCACAAAGTGTCCCCCACCGAAGGTAATCTTAATATTTCCTCTTGTAGTCCAGAATACACCATTGGTACATTGCACCGATCTCAAGATCAAGTTATGGAGAaagagacggaaaatgttgttttaaAATTGAAACTGTGCTCTGACGATGCTCAACCTGGACACACCAGTGGTCACCTTGTACAGAGACCATACGTCGCTTTTGAGCAAAAGAAAACCTTTGGTGATATCTCAAATACTACTAAATATTGGAGAGAGAACTCTAGGAAGAAAACGCCGCAGTGTTTGGAGTGTGGGGAATATTTTTTGAGGAAAGCCCAGCTCATCGCCCACCAGATAACTCACACCGGGCAGAAACCCTTTcagtgttctgagtgtggaaaacatTTTCTTACCAATTTCCGACTGGTTGTACATCAAAGATCTCACACAGAAGAAAAGCCGCACCAATGTTCCCAATGCGGGAAACGCTTTGCCAAGAAAAAGGTGCTGGTGAAACATCAAACGGCCCACTTGGAAGCTCAGACATTTGGGCGTTCCATTTGTGGTGAGCAGTTTCCTGAAGAGCAGAGGCTAGTCAGCCATCAGGTAACTCACACAGTAGAAGAATCATTTAGCTGTTCTGTATGTGGGAAGCAATTTCCGGGAGAATGGAGACTAGTCCGCCATCTGAGATCTCACACGGGAGAGAAGCCATTTCAGTGCTCCGAATGCGGGAAACAGTTTGCTGTGAGAAGGTCATTAGTCAGCCATTGGAGAAATCACACGGGAGAGCAGAAGCCATTTCAGtgctccaaatgtgggaaacggtTTGGTGAGAAAGCGAAATTAGGCatccatcagagaactcacactggGGAGAAACCTTTCCATTGTTCTGAATGCGGGATGCGGTTTGCAGAGAGAAGGACATTAGTCaaccatcagagaactcacacgggAGAGGAGAAGCCATTTCAGTGCTCCGAATGTGGAAAACGGTTTGCAGATAGAAATGGATTAGGgttacataacagaagtcacactggGGAAAAACCTTTCCAATGTTCCGAATGTGGGAAACGGTACGCAGCGAAATGGACATTAGTCtgccatcagagaactcacacaggaggGGAGAAGCTATTTCAGTGCTCCGAATGCGGAAAGCGGTTTGCAGATAGAAAGACATTAgtcagacataacagaagtcacactggGGAGAAACCTTTCCAATGTTCCGAATGTGGGAAACAGTTTGCAGAGAGATGGAAATTAGTCAGCCATCAGGGAACTCACACGGGAGAGGAGAAGCCCTTTCAATGTTCCGAATGCGGAAAACGGTTTGCAGAGAGAAGAGCATTAGACAGACATAATAAAACTCACACTGGGGAGAAACCTTTCCAATGTCCCGAATGTGGGAAACGGTTTGCAGAGAGATGGAAATTAGTCAACCATAGGAGAACTCACACGGGAGAGGGGAAGCCATTCCAATGCTCCGAATGTAGAAAACGGTTTGCAAGTAGAAGGGCATTAAATAATCATAATAGAAGTCACACTGGGGAGAAACCTTTCCAATGTCCCGAATTGGGAACCGGTTTGCAGAGAGATGGACATTAG
- the LOC135054787 gene encoding zinc finger protein 84-like isoform X1, translating to MVLNGFPVSPTDYEKRIERNKILQKMETYRNEMTERILNLTMEIIYLLTGEDYIIVKKSAECFTPNSSHHVFVRLGRTQSPITVPPPHSLTHDRDNEQKILELTNKIIQLLTGEEGEYIEGHKDLYKDVMMDNHQLLTSPDVSEDDDVSHTKLSSLDCGDTDIHVIGNNQQPQCFNIYNIQNGLTSVTNATKESISHEGENVINSDIYMSTYHRQYTSTHIKEELGSCDGGDLTDTDNYTPTGHTQSTSTHIKEEPGSCDGGDLTHTDMYTPTGHTPYTSTHSKEEPVLCDGGDLIHTQNYTPTYHTQYTSHIKEGLVSCDGDLTDTDMYTPTYLTQYTSTRIKEESVSCDGDLLVSDRCILSDHTFTSGHTDRDMKPNNLLVTENFKFDEPVEIIHKVSPTEGNLNISSCSPEYTIGTLHRSQDQVMEKETENVVLKLKLCSDDAQPGHTSGHLVQRPYVAFEQKKTFGDISNTTKYWRENSRKKTPQCLECGEYFLRKAQLIAHQITHTGQKPFQCSECGKHFLTNFRLVVHQRSHTEEKPHQCSQCGKRFAKKKVLVKHQTAHLEAQTFGRSICGEQFPEEQRLVSHQVTHTVEESFSCSVCGKQFPGEWRLVRHLRSHTGEKPFQCSECGKQFAVRRSLVSHWRNHTGEQKPFQCSKCGKRFGEKAKLGIHQRTHTGEKPFHCSECGMRFAERRTLVNHQRTHTGEEKPFQCSECGKRFADRNGLGLHNRSHTGEKPFQCSECGKRYAAKWTLVCHQRTHTGGEKLFQCSECGKRFADRKTLVRHNRSHTGEKPFQCSECGKQFAERWKLVSHQGTHTGEEKPFQCSECGKRFAERRALDRHNKTHTGEKPFQCPECGKRFAERWKLVNHRRTHTGEGKPFQCSECRKRFASRRALNNHNRSHTGEKPFQCPELGTGLQRDGH from the exons GAATAAAATACTACAGAAGATGGAGACATACAGGAACGAGATGACTGAAAGAATATTAAATCTCAccatggagatcatctacctgctgactggggag GATTATATTATTGTAAAAAAGTCAGCTGAGTGCTTTACACCCAACAGTAGTCATCATGTCTTTGTACGATtgggcaggacccagagccccatcacggtgcctccacctcactcactgacacatgacagagacaatgagcagaagatcctggaactcaccaacaagatcattcagctgctgactggagag gagggggagtatatagagggacACAAggatctgtacaaggacgtgatgatggataaTCACCAGCTCCTGACTTCACCGG atGTCTCGGAGGATGACGATGTCTCCCACACCAAGTTGTCTTCTTTAGACTGTGGAGACACGGATATACATGTTATCGGAAATAACCAACAGCCACAATGCTTTAACATATATAATATCCAAAATGGATTGACATCAGTAACAAATGCGACTAAGGAATCCATCtcgcatgagggagaaaatgttataAACTCTGACATTTATATGTCCACATATCATAgacagtatacatctactcatattaaggaggaactaggctcatgtgatggaggagacctcacagACACTGACAATTATACACCCACAGGTCATACACAGTCtacatctactcatattaaggaggaaccaggctcatgtgatggaggagacctcacacacactgacatgtatacaccTACAGGTCATACACCGTATACATCTACTCATAGTAAGGAGGAACCTGTCTTgtgtgatggaggagacctcaTACACACTCAGAATTATACACCCACATATCATACACAATATACTTCTCACATTAAGGAGGGATTAGTCTCATGTGATGGAGACCTCACAGACACTGACATGTATACTCCTACCTATCttacacagtatacatctactcgTATTAAGGAGGAATCGGTCTCATGTGATGGAGACCTCTTAGTCAGTGATAGATGCATACTTTCAGATCATACATTTACATCAGGTCATACTGACAGAGATATGAAACCGAACAACTTATTAGTAACAGAAAATTTTAAATTTGATGAACCTGTAGAAATTATCCACAAAGTGTCCCCCACCGAAGGTAATCTTAATATTTCCTCTTGTAGTCCAGAATACACCATTGGTACATTGCACCGATCTCAAGATCAAGTTATGGAGAaagagacggaaaatgttgttttaaAATTGAAACTGTGCTCTGACGATGCTCAACCTGGACACACCAGTGGTCACCTTGTACAGAGACCATACGTCGCTTTTGAGCAAAAGAAAACCTTTGGTGATATCTCAAATACTACTAAATATTGGAGAGAGAACTCTAGGAAGAAAACGCCGCAGTGTTTGGAGTGTGGGGAATATTTTTTGAGGAAAGCCCAGCTCATCGCCCACCAGATAACTCACACCGGGCAGAAACCCTTTcagtgttctgagtgtggaaaacatTTTCTTACCAATTTCCGACTGGTTGTACATCAAAGATCTCACACAGAAGAAAAGCCGCACCAATGTTCCCAATGCGGGAAACGCTTTGCCAAGAAAAAGGTGCTGGTGAAACATCAAACGGCCCACTTGGAAGCTCAGACATTTGGGCGTTCCATTTGTGGTGAGCAGTTTCCTGAAGAGCAGAGGCTAGTCAGCCATCAGGTAACTCACACAGTAGAAGAATCATTTAGCTGTTCTGTATGTGGGAAGCAATTTCCGGGAGAATGGAGACTAGTCCGCCATCTGAGATCTCACACGGGAGAGAAGCCATTTCAGTGCTCCGAATGCGGGAAACAGTTTGCTGTGAGAAGGTCATTAGTCAGCCATTGGAGAAATCACACGGGAGAGCAGAAGCCATTTCAGtgctccaaatgtgggaaacggtTTGGTGAGAAAGCGAAATTAGGCatccatcagagaactcacactggGGAGAAACCTTTCCATTGTTCTGAATGCGGGATGCGGTTTGCAGAGAGAAGGACATTAGTCaaccatcagagaactcacacgggAGAGGAGAAGCCATTTCAGTGCTCCGAATGTGGAAAACGGTTTGCAGATAGAAATGGATTAGGgttacataacagaagtcacactggGGAAAAACCTTTCCAATGTTCCGAATGTGGGAAACGGTACGCAGCGAAATGGACATTAGTCtgccatcagagaactcacacaggaggGGAGAAGCTATTTCAGTGCTCCGAATGCGGAAAGCGGTTTGCAGATAGAAAGACATTAgtcagacataacagaagtcacactggGGAGAAACCTTTCCAATGTTCCGAATGTGGGAAACAGTTTGCAGAGAGATGGAAATTAGTCAGCCATCAGGGAACTCACACGGGAGAGGAGAAGCCCTTTCAATGTTCCGAATGCGGAAAACGGTTTGCAGAGAGAAGAGCATTAGACAGACATAATAAAACTCACACTGGGGAGAAACCTTTCCAATGTCCCGAATGTGGGAAACGGTTTGCAGAGAGATGGAAATTAGTCAACCATAGGAGAACTCACACGGGAGAGGGGAAGCCATTCCAATGCTCCGAATGTAGAAAACGGTTTGCAAGTAGAAGGGCATTAAATAATCATAATAGAAGTCACACTGGGGAGAAACCTTTCCAATGTCCCGAATTGGGAACCGGTTTGCAGAGAGATGGACATTAG